Proteins encoded in a region of the Ptychodera flava strain L36383 chromosome 4, AS_Pfla_20210202, whole genome shotgun sequence genome:
- the LOC139132254 gene encoding vascular endothelial growth factor receptor 1-like translates to MRKTLYRKYEALVGRRGTWVDPRYFECKYRLILVYVQSVPQLNIAGEETSIQSGEKLEITCRCNSMVQWDYPTDVSNDINMRLEVETRMKSGRSSQKSYTSILRVSDTTYLDTGEYLCKIKSITDGPSNQTSASIYVYVKSNDTDHLLLPLKSTNIGIVAGLPFTIPCRVTDPSANVILRTRSERIRPDGESVRLDKKKGFVIKEEYKMESGFAKCVINKQEGYSDTKGVPQLSITDERTSFISGDRLQINCSSNTEVEWEYPIQHGNDIDMRLEVVTWERTNENNEKYFISALTVMNAIYLDTGLYQCRVLTTGSDRVTGQTSASVNVFVTSNGK, encoded by the exons ATGAGGAAGACCTTGTACAGAAAGTACGAGGCACTTGTTGGCAGAAGAGGTACCTGGGTTGATCCCCGCTACTTTGAGTGCAAATATCGTCTCATACT GGTCTATGTTCAGAGTGTACCCCAGCTCAATATTGCTGGTGAAGAGACATCGATTCAGAGTGGTGAAAAACTTGAGATTACTTGCAGATGTAACTCGATGGTCCAATGGGACTACCCAACAGATGTTTCTAATGATATCAACATGCGATTGGAAGTCGAGACAAGGATGAAAAGCGGTAGATCTAGTCAAAAATCCTACACCAGCATTCTTAGAGTTTCGGATACAACATATTTAGACACAGGAGAGTATCTGTGTAAGATTAAGTCAATCACAGATGGTCCATCCAACCAAACTTCTGCCAGTATCTACGTGTATGTCAAAAGCAACG ACACAGATCACCTCCTACTGCCGTTGAAATCAACAAATATCGGCATAGTTGCAGGGTTGCCCTTTACAATACCATGCAGGGTTACCGATCCATCAGCTAACGTCATACTCAGGACTAGGTCCGAGAGGATACGTCCGGATGGAGAGTCTGTCCGATTGGATAAGAAAAAAGGATTCGTCATAAAAGAGGAATACAAAATGGAATCAGGATTTGCAAAGT GTGTAATCAATAAACAGGAAG GATATTCCGATACAAAGGGCGTACCTCAGCTAAGTATCACTGATGAAAGGACATCATTTATATCCGGAGACCGACTCCAGATTAACTGCAGCAGTAACACTGAAGTCGAGTGGGAATATCCAATACAACATGGCAATGACATCGACATGCGATTGGAAGTTGTGACATGGGAgagaacaaatgaaaacaatgaaaagtaCTTCATCAGCGCTCTCACTGTTATGAATGCAATATATTTAGACACAGGACTGTACCAGTGTAGGGTACTCACGACAGGTAGCGACAGAGTGACAGGTCAAACATCTGCCAGTGTTAACGTTTTTGTGACCAGTAATGGTAAGTGA